A window of Dehalogenimonas sp. WBC-2 genomic DNA:
CGGGAGAATCGCCGCTCAAGTACGTCGAGGATTTCGTCAACACTACCTGCCCCACTTGCGGCGGTCCGGCCAAGCGTGAGACAGATACCATGGACACCTTCATGTGTTCCTCATGGTACTTCCTGCGCTACTGTTCTCCGCATGATACGGAGTTTGCCTTTAACCCGGATAAAACAAAATACTGGATGCCGGTGGATATCTACACCGGCGGCGCTGAGCACGCAGTGATGCACCTCTTCTATTCCCGCTTCTTCATTAAGGCACTGCGCGACATGGGTTATTTGACCTTCGGCGAACCCTTCCAGCGCCTGTTCAACCAGGGCATTATCACCAGTAATCACGCCAAGATGAGCAAGTCCCGAGGCAACGTGGTCAACCCGGACAAGTATGTGTCCGAACTCGGCGCCGACACCGTCCGCGCTTATCTGATGTTCGTCGGCCCGTGGGAACTCGGCGGCGACTGGAATGATTCGGGTATCGGCGGCATCTCCCGCTGGTTCAACCGCGTCTGGAAACTGGTAACTGACGGCTATGTTCCCGGTGATTTCGACCCTGTCGCTGAGGCTGAACTCATCCGCAAAACTCATCAGACCATCCGCAAGGTCAACCTGGACATCGACAAGATGCAGTTCAACACCGTAATCGCCGCTCTAATGGAGTTCACCAACTACCTCGCTCCGGCTAGGGAGGCGGCCAAAGTGTCCGCCGGAATCTGGAGCAAGACCATCGAAAGCTTGATCCTAATGCTGGCGCCCACCGCGCCCCATCTCGCCGAAGAGTTGTGGCTTCAGGCTGGCCGGGAATATTCGGTGCACAACCAGTCTTTCCCCATCTGGGATGAGGCGCTGACCGCCGAGCCGGAGATTACCCTGGTAGTGCAGGTCAACGGCAAAGTTCGCGCCCGCCTGCCCGCTCCGGCAGACGTTACCGAATGCCAGGCCACCAACATGGCCATGACCAATGACCGCATCAAAGATTTCATTGACGGCAAAGAGGTCAAAACCGTCATCTACGTTCCCGGTCGGCTGCTCAATATTGTAGTAAAATGAACTGAAGGGCATCATAGTGGCACAAAACATTGCTCAGCCCTCTCAGCGTGCTGGTTGCCGGACAATCTCTAGTGCAGCACCAAACAAATTCTTTCTCCTGTCGGAGAGATATTAGAAGAGGTACTTAGTCATGAAAATCGCATTTATCGGCGGCGGCAACATGGGCCGGGCTATGATCAACGCCATCATCCATCAGGAACTGTCGGCGCCGGACGACATAACCGTCGCCGACACCAGGGCGGAAAACCGGGAAGCACTGGCCGTAGAACTCGGTGTCATCGCTACCGGCAGCAACGTCGCTGCGGCCCTTAGCTCTGATGTCGTCGTCCTGGCGGTCAAACCCCAGCACCTTGATGAGGTCATGGCCGATCTTTCAGGGCAACTTTGCCCTACCCACCTGGTCATATCTATCATCGCCGGCAAGAGGATTTCAACTCTCGTTGAAGGCTTGAAACATGATGCCGTAATCAGGGTCATGCCCAATACCCCTGCTCAGATCGGCCAGGGCATGAGCGTTTGGACGGCAACAGACGCCGTAGATTCGGCACAACGGGAAACCGCCCGGCGCATCATGACCGCCATGGGTGATGAGGTTTATACCGCAAATGAATCCGACCTTGATAAAGCTACCGCGATAAGTGGCAGCGGACCGGGCTATTTCTTCCTTTTCATGGAAGCCATGGTGGAAGCGGCGGTGAAACTCGGGCTATCCCCGGAAACAGCCCGGCAACTGGTTATTCAGACGGCCGTCGGTTCGACCGAATATGCCCGGCAGTCAGAGCATGATCTCGCCGAACTCCGGTGTATGGTCACATCCCCCGGCGGCACTACCGCCGAAGCTCTTAAAGTTTTTGAATCACGCCAGTTCCGTGGCATCATCGAAAATGCAGTTATCGCCGCTCATAGCCGGGCAGTGGAACTGGGGGGTTAGCCCTCCGTGAAGATTCAGAGCAGTTGAAAGTATTGCACTTGGTTGCAACAAGTGCTTTAATACTCTTATGAACTGGCTAGATATAGTAATTCTCATAATCATGGCTCTTCAGGTTTTCACCGGTCTGCGGCAAGGTCTCATCAGAGCGCTGGGAGGACTTCTTGGCCTGATTGTAGGTGTAGTTTTAGCTGGCCGCTATTATGAGAATCTCGCTGGTAGCCTGTTCAGCTTCATATCCAATCCGGACATCGCCAATGTGGTAGCCTTCATCACCATACTGCTTGCCGTCTGGCTCATATTCTCCATTGTAGCCAGAATCCTGACCAAACTGGTTTCAATCATCTTCCTGGGCTGGGTCAATCGGCTGGGGGGTGCGGTTTTTGGACTCTTTATGGGTGCCATATTCGTTGGTTCGGCGTTGGCTGTCTGGGCGAAGTTCTTTGGCTCTGATTCGTTGGCTGATTCCTTCATGGCCACTTTCCTAATAGACAAGTTTCCCCTCGTTCTGG
This region includes:
- a CDS encoding colicin V production protein; the protein is MALQVFTGLRQGLIRALGGLLGLIVGVVLAGRYYENLAGSLFSFISNPDIANVVAFITILLAVWLIFSIVARILTKLVSIIFLGWVNRLGGAVFGLFMGAIFVGSALAVWAKFFGSDSLADSFMATFLIDKFPLVLGLLPSQFDSVKEFFQ
- a CDS encoding pyrroline-5-carboxylate reductase: MKIAFIGGGNMGRAMINAIIHQELSAPDDITVADTRAENREALAVELGVIATGSNVAAALSSDVVVLAVKPQHLDEVMADLSGQLCPTHLVISIIAGKRISTLVEGLKHDAVIRVMPNTPAQIGQGMSVWTATDAVDSAQRETARRIMTAMGDEVYTANESDLDKATAISGSGPGYFFLFMEAMVEAAVKLGLSPETARQLVIQTAVGSTEYARQSEHDLAELRCMVTSPGGTTAEALKVFESRQFRGIIENAVIAAHSRAVELGG